Within the Candidatus Coatesbacteria bacterium genome, the region CGTTTCTTCCGGCTAAGCGTTCCGGCGGCGGCCGCAGCCAGGGCGGTCGGCATATCCGCGAAGACAGTCTCCAAATGGTGGCAGATCAACGGCATCGAGAACTTCCGGGGCTGTGCCGAGCGACGGTCGACAGTCCACCGCTCAGGTTAGATGATGCCCTATCCCATCAGGGACATCTACTCCTATCCCGTTCAACTACTCCTATCCCGTTCAACACCATGCACTTAGGTAAGCTCAAAAACCACGATTACGGCGGTCGGTACAACCGCTGCTTCCGATGCCCGCAATCAGCCTTTCGCTGGATTTGAGACAGCGGTAACCACCATCTGCCGGATGCTTCGCGAGCGCGCAGGTGCCAAGCTTTTGCTGAATCTGGCTGACAGCTCCAGTAAAGCAACTAAGCCGCGTCAAGTCAAGGCCGCCTTGTCAGCGCGCCGAACCGGGGGTATAATCGACCGGTAAACCCTGCGGCTGGAACCCCTGACGAGCAAAGGAAGGCCATGCGGCGTCTACTCCTGATGGTGATTGCGACGGCGGTGTTGCTGACTCTGGCGGGTTGTGATGAAACCGGGGACGAACTCGGACCGACCTACGACTACATGCCCTTGGACACCGGCTCGCGCTGGGACTACGAGTGGGGCCTGGCCGACGGCGACGATCTGTCCCTCGAGGCCACCGCGCGGGACGGCGGTGACTGGACCGTAGAGCAGACCATCGGCGACGACGTCGAAAACCAGACCTGGGTCCACACCTCCGGCGGTGAGCTGCGGGTCACCCGCCCCGGCCGCCAGAACCACCGCGTTATCCTCAAGACACCGATCAGCGTCGGCACCGACTGGACCTACCTCGACGACGACGGGATCAATTGGATCGGCCGGATCGTCGATATCAACGCCAGCTTCGATCTGCCCGCGGGCAGCTACGAGGACCTGGTGCTGGTGGCACTCCATCCCGATTACGAGGGTTGGACCGATTATATGTACAAGGAGAACCTGTGGTTCGCCGAGGGCGTCGGTCTGGTGCGCGTGGCCGTCGATGACGACGACGACGACTACAACTCCGACTACCTCTGGGAGCTCGGCGCGGTGCAATAAACCCGGCAAACGCGTCACAAGCACACGACGAGGCCCGCCCGGCCTCGTCGTTTTAGCGGGTTGCAGCTAACGCAGCCGCGCGAACCCGTCGACAGTCCCCCGCACCCCGGCCCGTCACGCTTCTTGCACCCCGAGGTCGCCTTAGCGGCGACCTCGGGCAACAAGCGCGCCGGGCCTTCAGCGTTGCGCGCCCGTCCGGCGTGTCTCTCATCGACCGGCGTGAGTGCAGGTCGGGCCGTTGTCGAGGGCCGGCGCTGTTTTTGCGACGACGGGCCGCGCGGGCCCGTCGTCGCATTAAAAAACCGTGACGTCCCGGCGCCGGGGTTACTCGTTCTTGCGGCGCAGGGAGAAGCGGCGCTGATCCTCCTCGGTGACCAATTGGCCCTGACTGAAGGCCAGGCCGTAGATCCGGCTGACGCCGGGCTCGTCCATGGTCACGCCGATCAGGGTGTCGGCGGCCTCCATGGTGCGGCGGTTGTGGGTGATGACCAGGAACTGGCTGCCGCCGAGGTGGCGGCGCAGCAGGCGCAGGAAGCGGTCGACGTTGGCGTCGTCGAGGGGGGCGTCGATCTCGTCGAGGATGCTGAACGGGCTGGGCTTGACCTCGAAGAGGGCGAACAGCAGGGCGATGGCGGTCAGGGCGCGCTCGCCGCCGGAGCGGGAGATGAGTTGCTGGAGGCCCTTGCCCGGCGGTCGGGCGTAGATCTCGACACCGGCTTCGAGGGGGTCGTCGTCGGTCAGCTTGAGTCGGGCTTCGCCGCCACCGAAGAGGAAGCGGAAGGTGTTCTCGAAGTTGACGACCACCTGGTTGAAGGTGGCCAGGAAGCGTTCGGTGGCCTCGGCGTTCAGCTTTTTGATCGAGGTCCGCAGGCGGCGGTCGCTTTCGCGCAGCTCGTCGCGCCGCTCGCGCAGGTAGTCGCGCCGGGTCAGGCTTTCCTCGTAGCTTTTGCGGGCGTGGAAGTTGATCTCGCCCAGGCGGTTGCGCCGCTTCTCCAGCTTGCCGATCTCGGTGTGGGCGGCGCTGAGGTCGAAGGCGTCGGGCAGTTCGAGCTCGAGCAGCTCGTGCCCGGTGTGTTCGCGAGCTTCATCTTCTAGCCGATTGCTCTCGTCGGCGACGCCCTTCTTTTCCAGCTCGAGGGCGGAACGGCGCTGGCGCAGCTCGCCCAGGCGGGCGTTGGCCGCGGCGCGGCTCTCGGTCAGTCCGCCGAGTTCTTCGCCCAGTTCGTTGAGGGCGCGGCGCAGCTCGATGAGGTGCTGCTCGTCGGATTCCTTGCCCAGGGTCAGCTCGGCCAGGCGGCTGTTGAGTTCCTCGAGGTCCTGATCGGCTGCGGCGTCCTCCTCTTCGATTTCCCGTTCGGCGGTTTCTACGTCCCGGCGACGTCGCTCGTTATCGCTCAGGGCGGCTTCGACGCGTTGCAGTTCGTCGGCGACGGAGTCCAGGTCGGAATCCAGCCGCTGCAGTCCCAGCTTCTCCTCGGCGACGGTCTCGCGCAGGGCGTCCAGGCGGGCGCTGGAGCGATCGCGCTCCTTGAGCGCTACGTCGTGTGCCGCGCGCAGCTCGCGTTGTTCGGCACCGTCGTCGGTCTCGGGGGCCGGTTCGGCGTCGAGAGCTTCAAGCTCGAGGTCGGCGCGGCGTCGGGCGGCGGCTGTTTCCTGGCGGCGCTCGTCCAAACGCTTCGTTTCGCGCCGGCGGTTATCGGCGGTTTCCCGGGTTCGCTCCAGTTCCAGTCGGGTTTGCGAGACCTGCTCCCGCAACTGCTCCAGGGCGCTGGAGGAGGCCGAAAACTCGTCACGCAGCTCGTTTTCGCGGGCCCTGGCCGCCTCGTACTGTTGCTTCAACGTCGCCAGGTTGTCGCGCAGTTGTTCCAGTTCTCGTTCCCGGCCCAGCAGGCCGCCGGAGCCGGAGCGGGCGCCGCCGCCGGAGATCGCTCCGGAGGATTCGACCAGCTCGCCGTCCAGGGTCACCAGACGCCGGAAGCGCACCCGGTCGCGCCAGGCGCGCAGCAGGGCCGTGGCCGACGCCATGTCCTCCAGCACCAGGGTGCCGCCGAGGGCGAACTCGATCGCCGGAGCGACCTCGTCGGCGAAGTCGACCAGGCCGAGGACGTCGCCGATCAGGCCGGGCTGCTGGATCTGCTTGGCGCAGTAGATCGGCCGCCGGGGGCGGATCAGGTCCAGGGGCAGGAAGCGCACCCGGCCGGCGCGCAGGCGCTTGAGCAGCTCGATGGCCGCCGCAGCGGCGTTCTCGTCGGCGCAGACCACGGCCTGGGCGGTGAAGCCCAGGGCGGCCTCGACGGCGGCTTCGTAGCGTTTGTCCGTGCGAACGAGTTGGGCCACGGCGCCGAGGGTACCGCCGAGCTTCTGCTTGTCGGCGGCCGCCAGGACCACGGTGACGGCGCGTTTGAAGCCCTCGTTACGGTCGTAGAGGCGTTCCAGGCTGGCGAACTGCGTCTGGGCCCGGGTCAGCTCCTCGAGCTTACTACGGGTCTCGGTGGCGGCACGGCTGATTTCCCGGTTGCGCTCATTCTGGCGCTCGAGGGCTTCGTCGAGGCGCTCCTGTAACTTCTCCAGGCGGCCCTCGAGCTTGGCGGCTTCGTCGACGGCGTCCGTTTGGGCCAACTCGGCGGTCTCTTCCTCCAGAGCGGCGAGTTCAGCGTCCAAACGCTGGAGCTCGCGCTCCAGCTCGCGCCGCCGGGCCCGCGCCTCGGCGAGATCGCGCTCCCGCCCCGCGGCGCTTTCGACGGCGCGCATCAACCTGGCGCCCAGTTCGACGCTGCGGCGTTCCGCTTCCTCGAACTCACCGCGCAATCCGCTCAACTCGGCTTCGAGATGGGCCAGCCGCTCCTCGGCGGTCTGGTGTTCCCGCCGACGGTCCGCCAGGCTTTCCTCGGCCGTGGCGTGTCGCTCCTCGAGGGCCGCGCGCTGCTCGGTGAGCTCTTCGCGCTCCCGTTGCAGCTCGCGCGCTCGACGGCGGCGCTGAGTGCGGCGGTCCTGGTTGAGGCTCAGCCGGTGCTCGTAGTCCTTGACCTCCTCCAGGGAGCGGTAGCGGCGATCCTCGGCGGCGTTGACCCGCTCGCGCGCCTCGATCTGGCGCGTCCGCAGCTCGGTCAGCTCGCCCTCCAGCCGGGTGAAGTCGGCCTCCGCGCCCAGGATGGCGTCGTCGAGTTCCGCCAGCTCGCCGTCCAGCTCCTCCAGGCGACCGCGACGACCCTCCCAGTGGAACCGCAGGGTCAGGGCCCGGAAGCGGTGGATCTGCTCGCCCAGGCGCCGGTGATGCTCGACCTTGCGCACCTCGCGCTTGAGGGAGCGCAAATGTTTGGCGATCTCGTCCAGCCGTTCGTCGAGGCGCAGCAGCTGGTCGACGGTTTCACCGAGCTTGCGCTCAGCCTCGGCGCGCTGGGCCTTGTAGCGCCCGATCCCGGCGGCCTCGTCGAAAACGCCGCGGCGCTGGCGCGGATCGCGGGAGAGGATCTGATCCACCTGGGCCTGCTCGATCAGCGAGTAGGCCCGGGTGCCGATCCCCGTGTCGGTCAGCAGGCCGGTGATATCTTTGAGCCGACAGGGTTTCTTGTTCAACAGGTAGGCCGACTCGCCGGAACGGAACAACCGCCGGGTGATCAGAACCTCCTCGAAGGGGGCGTCGAGGAGGTGGCTCTCGTTGGACAGCAGCAGGGAGACCTCGGCCATCCCGAGGGGTTTGCGTTCCTCGGAACCGGAGAAGATCACGTCGCTCATCTGGCCGCCGCGCAGATTCCGCGCGCTCTGCTCACCCAGGGCCCAGCGAACGGCGTCGGAGATATTGGTCTTGCCGCAGCCGTTGGGGCCGACGATGGCCGTCATCCCCTCGCGCAGGTCGAGCTCGAGGGGATCGCAGAAGCTCTTGAAGCCGGAGATGTAGATGCGCTTGAGGAACACGGACGGCGACTCGCTGGCTGTCGGCGGAGGTCGGATGGGCCGGTCGGGGGAAGGGGTATTATAACCTACGAACGGGCGTTAGTGAAACTCCCGCGCCGCCTTGCCAGCCGATAAGTTTTGTGCAATCATGTGCCACGAATGTCGAGCGGATTGCCGTAGAATTTCCTGCGTTGGTTATCCAGCTCAGCCGTTGCTCTCGGCTCCGGCGGCGGTGACCAGCCTGCTGGATAGAGATTTCGCTGCCGATCATCCTCAGAGATCAAGCTTAGCATCCCACGGGAAGGAACATCGATGAAAAGAACCCTGAAGAAGCGAGCCTTGCAGACCGGCATCCTGCTAATCGTCTTTCTCGTCGGCGCGGCCGGCGCCGGTTTCGCAATCCCTCTCGATCCGGCCTATCCGGGAGCTTGGTACGAGGATCCTCTGGCCGCCGAGATGGAGGCCAAGGCGACCAACGCTCTAAAGGCCGCCGGCGACGTCGAACCGCCCGCCGTCGGCTTCGATCAGGTCCATTTGGATCTCGACCTCGAGCTGAGCTATTACGGGCCCAACGACGGCTACCTCGAGGGCACGGCCGCCTGGACCATGGAAAGCACCACGGCGGGTCTGGACGAAATCGAGTTACAGCTCGACGAGCTGACGGTCAGCGCGGTCTCCGGTGACGCAACCTCCTTCGACCATGTCGGCAACACCCTGACCATCTACCTCGACGGTGCCTACGACGATGGTGAGCAGTTCAGCGTCTCGATCGACTACGCCGGCGAGCCCACCGCCGGGATGTACTTCGACGACGCCAACGGCGGCCTGATCCACACCTTCACCGAGCCCTACGATTCCAGCCACTGGTTCCCCTGTTACGACATGCCCGACGACCGCTTCACCTGCGACCAGCACTACACGGTGCGCGATGACTGGCTGGCGGCCTCCAACGGCGACGAGCTGCCCACGGTCGTCGATAACGGCGACGGCACCAAGACCTTCAGCTGGGAGCTGACCTACGAGGTTCCGACCTACCTGGTGGCCATGGCGGCCTCGGACTACGCCTTCTTCACCGATTACTTCGACCTGGGCTCCGGCGACCAGCCAGTCCATAATTGGGTCTACCGGGATCACCAGGCCGCGGCCGAGGAGGACCTGGGGATCACCCCGGAGATGGTCGAGCAGGTCTCCACCTGGTTCACCGATTACAAGTATCCGCGCTACGGTCACATGATCACCGAGATCGGCGGGGCGATGGAGCATACGACGACGACGTCGCTGAGCTCCAGCTGTATCACGGGCGCCCACGACTACGACTGGATCGTCGTCCACGAGCTGGGCCATCAGTGGTTCGGCGACTGGATCACCTGCGAGACCTGGGAGGATATCTGGCTCAACGAAGGCTTCGCCTCCTACACCGAGGCTTTGTGGGCCGAGCACCTCGACGGCCAGCCCGGCCTGGAAAGCTACATGCAGTACTTCAAAAACCGCTACTTCTATGAGGACGGCTACCGGCGCTATCCCGTCTACGATCCCGATTATCTCTTCGGCACCACGGTCTACAAGAAGGGCGCCTGGGTACTGCACATGCTGCGCCACCTGGGCGACGACGCCACCTTCTTCGCCATGCTGCAGGAGTACGTCGACGCCTACCCCAAAGGTACGGTGCTGACAGCGGAGTTCATCGACACCGCCGACGATTACTACGGCGGCGACGGCGCCCTGGATCAGTTCTTCTGGCAGTGGGTCTACATGGCCGGCTACCCGGAATACGAGATGCTGACCTGGACCGAAGCCGCCGGGGGGCAGACGATCGTCCACGTCGAGCTGGAGCAGGTCCAGTCCACCGCCGACGACACCCCGGAGGTCTTCGTCACCCCCATCGACCTGAAGATCGTCACCACGGCGGGGGAGTACGAGGTGGTCTTCAATAACGACCAGCGCGTCGACGCCCGGCATTATTACGTCGACGGCGAGCTGATCCGGGTGGAGTTCGATCCCGACGGCTGGCTGCTGTACAAGATGAACTACAGCGACGCCCCGCTGGTCAGCCTGGACGCCGCGGCCGGAGAGGACGGCCTGTTGTGCAGTTGGAGCATCGAGGGCGCCGCCGTCGCCGTCGATCTCTACCGCCTGACGGAGCTGGGTTCGACCAAACTCAACGGGAACGACCTGCCGACGACGGGTTCCTTCCTCGATCGACCCGAGCGGGCCGGCAGCTACGCCTACCGTCTCGAGGTCGTCGACGCCGACGGCGAGCGCTACACCTTCTCCACCGGCGAGCTGGACTGGATCCGCTCCGGCGCGCCCCTGGAGTTGGCCGCCCCCTGGCCCAGTCCGGCCCGGGACGAGGTCAACCTGTCGTTCACCCTGCCGACGGCCGGTCCCGTCGAGCTGGCCGTCTACGACCTGGCCGGCCGCCGGGTGGCCACCCCCCTGCGCGGCGACTACGCCGCCGGCCGCCACCAGGTCAGTTGGTCGGCCGGCGGACTGAGCGGCGGCGTCTACCTGCTGCGACTGGAAACCGTCGACGGCGCCGTAACGAACCGGATGGTCAAGACCGAGCGCTGAGCGGGTCTGGTTAGACCCCGGACGAGGTGCTACAATGGGTGTTCCGCGACACGACGGCCGTCCGCCGCCGCTGCGCGGAACACCCGCTTATCAGCGCCCGTAGACAGCCTAGGAGCCCCGTGAGTCATCGCAGCCCCAGCAGCGCCGATCTGGAACGCCTCCTCGT harbors:
- a CDS encoding T9SS type A sorting domain-containing protein — its product is MKRTLKKRALQTGILLIVFLVGAAGAGFAIPLDPAYPGAWYEDPLAAEMEAKATNALKAAGDVEPPAVGFDQVHLDLDLELSYYGPNDGYLEGTAAWTMESTTAGLDEIELQLDELTVSAVSGDATSFDHVGNTLTIYLDGAYDDGEQFSVSIDYAGEPTAGMYFDDANGGLIHTFTEPYDSSHWFPCYDMPDDRFTCDQHYTVRDDWLAASNGDELPTVVDNGDGTKTFSWELTYEVPTYLVAMAASDYAFFTDYFDLGSGDQPVHNWVYRDHQAAAEEDLGITPEMVEQVSTWFTDYKYPRYGHMITEIGGAMEHTTTTSLSSSCITGAHDYDWIVVHELGHQWFGDWITCETWEDIWLNEGFASYTEALWAEHLDGQPGLESYMQYFKNRYFYEDGYRRYPVYDPDYLFGTTVYKKGAWVLHMLRHLGDDATFFAMLQEYVDAYPKGTVLTAEFIDTADDYYGGDGALDQFFWQWVYMAGYPEYEMLTWTEAAGGQTIVHVELEQVQSTADDTPEVFVTPIDLKIVTTAGEYEVVFNNDQRVDARHYYVDGELIRVEFDPDGWLLYKMNYSDAPLVSLDAAAGEDGLLCSWSIEGAAVAVDLYRLTELGSTKLNGNDLPTTGSFLDRPERAGSYAYRLEVVDADGERYTFSTGELDWIRSGAPLELAAPWPSPARDEVNLSFTLPTAGPVELAVYDLAGRRVATPLRGDYAAGRHQVSWSAGGLSGGVYLLRLETVDGAVTNRMVKTER
- the smc gene encoding chromosome segregation protein SMC; translated protein: MRPPPTASESPSVFLKRIYISGFKSFCDPLELDLREGMTAIVGPNGCGKTNISDAVRWALGEQSARNLRGGQMSDVIFSGSEERKPLGMAEVSLLLSNESHLLDAPFEEVLITRRLFRSGESAYLLNKKPCRLKDITGLLTDTGIGTRAYSLIEQAQVDQILSRDPRQRRGVFDEAAGIGRYKAQRAEAERKLGETVDQLLRLDERLDEIAKHLRSLKREVRKVEHHRRLGEQIHRFRALTLRFHWEGRRGRLEELDGELAELDDAILGAEADFTRLEGELTELRTRQIEARERVNAAEDRRYRSLEEVKDYEHRLSLNQDRRTQRRRRARELQREREELTEQRAALEERHATAEESLADRRREHQTAEERLAHLEAELSGLRGEFEEAERRSVELGARLMRAVESAAGRERDLAEARARRRELERELQRLDAELAALEEETAELAQTDAVDEAAKLEGRLEKLQERLDEALERQNERNREISRAATETRSKLEELTRAQTQFASLERLYDRNEGFKRAVTVVLAAADKQKLGGTLGAVAQLVRTDKRYEAAVEAALGFTAQAVVCADENAAAAAIELLKRLRAGRVRFLPLDLIRPRRPIYCAKQIQQPGLIGDVLGLVDFADEVAPAIEFALGGTLVLEDMASATALLRAWRDRVRFRRLVTLDGELVESSGAISGGGARSGSGGLLGRERELEQLRDNLATLKQQYEAARARENELRDEFSASSSALEQLREQVSQTRLELERTRETADNRRRETKRLDERRQETAAARRRADLELEALDAEPAPETDDGAEQRELRAAHDVALKERDRSSARLDALRETVAEEKLGLQRLDSDLDSVADELQRVEAALSDNERRRRDVETAEREIEEEDAAADQDLEELNSRLAELTLGKESDEQHLIELRRALNELGEELGGLTESRAAANARLGELRQRRSALELEKKGVADESNRLEDEAREHTGHELLELELPDAFDLSAAHTEIGKLEKRRNRLGEINFHARKSYEESLTRRDYLRERRDELRESDRRLRTSIKKLNAEATERFLATFNQVVVNFENTFRFLFGGGEARLKLTDDDPLEAGVEIYARPPGKGLQQLISRSGGERALTAIALLFALFEVKPSPFSILDEIDAPLDDANVDRFLRLLRRHLGGSQFLVITHNRRTMEAADTLIGVTMDEPGVSRIYGLAFSQGQLVTEEDQRRFSLRRKNE